The Haliaeetus albicilla chromosome 19, bHalAlb1.1, whole genome shotgun sequence genome has a segment encoding these proteins:
- the TMEM184B gene encoding transmembrane protein 184B isoform X1 has product MLTYHNVGQSTKKKKKKKGRRRRMGGGGLCEYSGTTEINRAEKNSGKKSARLRVLACGRLSSNRNWNLTPKGTMIVMTDVTAAPRLGSTATTPAVAPNFSWMPEDGSPTAVEQPIFLMTTAAQAISGFFVWTALLITCHQIYMHLRCYSCPNEQRYIVRILFIVPIYAFDSWLSLLFFTNDQYYVYFGTVRDCYEAFVIYNFLSLCYEYLGGESSIMSEIRGKPIESSCVYGTCCLWGKTYSIGFLRFCKQATLQFCVVKPLMAISTVILQAFGKYQDGDFDVTSGYLYVTIIYNISVSLALYALFLFYFATRELLSPYSPVLKFFMVKSVIFLSFWQGMLLAILEKCGAIPKIHSANVSVGEGTVAAGYQDFIICVEMFFAAIALRHAFTYKVYVDKRLDAQAVPSYGPYGRCAPMKSISSSLKETMNPHDIVQDAIHNFSPAYQQYTQQSTLEHGPPWRNGSHVISRSHSCSGGRDNEKTLLLSSDDEF; this is encoded by the exons ATGTTGACCTATCACAATGTGGGTCagtccacaaaaaaaaaaaaaaaaaaaaaagggaggaggaggaggatggggggaggagggctgTGTGAGTACAGCGGGACAACAGAAAttaatagagcagaaaaaaacTCTGGAAAGAAGAGTGCACGGCTCAGG GTCTTGGCTTGTGGGCGGCTCTCTAGCAATCGCAACTGGAACCTCACACCAAAAGGCACCATGATAGTGATGACTGACGTCACTGCAGCCCCCAGATTGGGGTCAACTGCCACCACTCCAGCTGTGGCTCCCAACTTCTCCTGGATGCCAGAGGATGGCAGCCCCACGGCTGTGGAGCAGCCAATATTTCTCATGACCACCGCTGCTCAGGCCATCTCAGGTTTCTTTGTATGGACAGCTTTGCTCATCACCTGCCATCAG ATCTACATGCATCTTCGCTGCTATAGCTGCCCAAATGAACAGCGCTACATTGTTCGGATCCTCTTCATTGTGCCCATTTACGCCTTTGACTCATGGCTCAGTCTCCTGTTCTTCACCAATGACCAGTACTATGTTTACTTTGGCACAGTGCGGGACTGCTATGAAG CCTTTGTAATATACAACTTTCTCAGCCTCTGTTATGAGTACTTGGGAGGCGAGAGCTCCATCATGTCTGAGATCAGAGGGAAACCAATTGA GTCCAGCTGTGTATATGGGACTTGCTGCCTGTGGGGAAAGACCTATTCAATTGGATTCCTGAGGTTCTGCAAACAG GCTACCCTGCAGTTCTGTGTGGTGAAGCCCCTCATGGCGATCAGCACAGTCATCCTTCAGGCCTTCGGCAAGTACCAGGATGGTGACTTTGA TGTAACCAGCGGCTACCTCTACGTGACGATCATCTACAACATCTCTGTCAGCCTGGCACTGTATGCCCTCTTCCTTTTCTACTTTGCCACACGTGAGCTGCTCAGTCCCTATAGCCCAGTCCTCAAGTTCTTCATGGTGAAGTCTGTCATCTTCCTGTCCTTCTGGCAAG GGATGCTGTTGGCCATCTTGGAAAAGTGTGGTGCCATCCCCAAAATCCACTCTGCCAATGTGTCTGTGGGTGAAGGCACTGTAGCTGCTGGATATCAGGACTTCATCATTTGCGTGGAGATGTTCTTTGCAGCCATTGCCCTACGCCATGCCTTCACATACAAGGTGTATGTGGACAAGAGACTTGATGCCCAAG CTGTTCCATCATATGGGCCATACG GTCGCTGTGCTCCCATGAAGAGCATCTCCAGCAGCCTCAAGGAGACCATGAACCCCCATGACATTGTCCAAGATGCGATCCACAACTTCTCCCCAGCCTACCAGCAGTACACCCAGCAGTCAACGCTGGAGCATGGTCCACCCTGGCGCAACGGCAGTCACGTTATCTCGCGCTCCCACAGCTGCTCGGGTGGCCGCGACAACGAGAAGACCCTCTTGCTGAGCTCTGATGATGAATTCTAG
- the TMEM184B gene encoding transmembrane protein 184B isoform X3: MISGRLCCEWQRGSGVPHDCCITRGGSGRLTRVLFVKHVLACGRLSSNRNWNLTPKGTMIVMTDVTAAPRLGSTATTPAVAPNFSWMPEDGSPTAVEQPIFLMTTAAQAISGFFVWTALLITCHQIYMHLRCYSCPNEQRYIVRILFIVPIYAFDSWLSLLFFTNDQYYVYFGTVRDCYEAFVIYNFLSLCYEYLGGESSIMSEIRGKPIESSCVYGTCCLWGKTYSIGFLRFCKQATLQFCVVKPLMAISTVILQAFGKYQDGDFDVTSGYLYVTIIYNISVSLALYALFLFYFATRELLSPYSPVLKFFMVKSVIFLSFWQGMLLAILEKCGAIPKIHSANVSVGEGTVAAGYQDFIICVEMFFAAIALRHAFTYKVYVDKRLDAQAVPSYGPYGRCAPMKSISSSLKETMNPHDIVQDAIHNFSPAYQQYTQQSTLEHGPPWRNGSHVISRSHSCSGGRDNEKTLLLSSDDEF; this comes from the exons ATGATCTCAGGGAGGCTGTGTTGTGAGTGGCAGAGAGGTTCTGGAGTACCACATGATTGTTGTATCACGAGGGGTGGCAGTGGCAGACTTACCCGGGTCCTGTTCGTAAAGCAT GTCTTGGCTTGTGGGCGGCTCTCTAGCAATCGCAACTGGAACCTCACACCAAAAGGCACCATGATAGTGATGACTGACGTCACTGCAGCCCCCAGATTGGGGTCAACTGCCACCACTCCAGCTGTGGCTCCCAACTTCTCCTGGATGCCAGAGGATGGCAGCCCCACGGCTGTGGAGCAGCCAATATTTCTCATGACCACCGCTGCTCAGGCCATCTCAGGTTTCTTTGTATGGACAGCTTTGCTCATCACCTGCCATCAG ATCTACATGCATCTTCGCTGCTATAGCTGCCCAAATGAACAGCGCTACATTGTTCGGATCCTCTTCATTGTGCCCATTTACGCCTTTGACTCATGGCTCAGTCTCCTGTTCTTCACCAATGACCAGTACTATGTTTACTTTGGCACAGTGCGGGACTGCTATGAAG CCTTTGTAATATACAACTTTCTCAGCCTCTGTTATGAGTACTTGGGAGGCGAGAGCTCCATCATGTCTGAGATCAGAGGGAAACCAATTGA GTCCAGCTGTGTATATGGGACTTGCTGCCTGTGGGGAAAGACCTATTCAATTGGATTCCTGAGGTTCTGCAAACAG GCTACCCTGCAGTTCTGTGTGGTGAAGCCCCTCATGGCGATCAGCACAGTCATCCTTCAGGCCTTCGGCAAGTACCAGGATGGTGACTTTGA TGTAACCAGCGGCTACCTCTACGTGACGATCATCTACAACATCTCTGTCAGCCTGGCACTGTATGCCCTCTTCCTTTTCTACTTTGCCACACGTGAGCTGCTCAGTCCCTATAGCCCAGTCCTCAAGTTCTTCATGGTGAAGTCTGTCATCTTCCTGTCCTTCTGGCAAG GGATGCTGTTGGCCATCTTGGAAAAGTGTGGTGCCATCCCCAAAATCCACTCTGCCAATGTGTCTGTGGGTGAAGGCACTGTAGCTGCTGGATATCAGGACTTCATCATTTGCGTGGAGATGTTCTTTGCAGCCATTGCCCTACGCCATGCCTTCACATACAAGGTGTATGTGGACAAGAGACTTGATGCCCAAG CTGTTCCATCATATGGGCCATACG GTCGCTGTGCTCCCATGAAGAGCATCTCCAGCAGCCTCAAGGAGACCATGAACCCCCATGACATTGTCCAAGATGCGATCCACAACTTCTCCCCAGCCTACCAGCAGTACACCCAGCAGTCAACGCTGGAGCATGGTCCACCCTGGCGCAACGGCAGTCACGTTATCTCGCGCTCCCACAGCTGCTCGGGTGGCCGCGACAACGAGAAGACCCTCTTGCTGAGCTCTGATGATGAATTCTAG
- the TMEM184B gene encoding transmembrane protein 184B isoform X5: MIVMTDVTAAPRLGSTATTPAVAPNFSWMPEDGSPTAVEQPIFLMTTAAQAISGFFVWTALLITCHQIYMHLRCYSCPNEQRYIVRILFIVPIYAFDSWLSLLFFTNDQYYVYFGTVRDCYEAFVIYNFLSLCYEYLGGESSIMSEIRGKPIESSCVYGTCCLWGKTYSIGFLRFCKQATLQFCVVKPLMAISTVILQAFGKYQDGDFDVTSGYLYVTIIYNISVSLALYALFLFYFATRELLSPYSPVLKFFMVKSVIFLSFWQGMLLAILEKCGAIPKIHSANVSVGEGTVAAGYQDFIICVEMFFAAIALRHAFTYKVYVDKRLDAQAVPSYGPYGRCAPMKSISSSLKETMNPHDIVQDAIHNFSPAYQQYTQQSTLEHGPPWRNGSHVISRSHSCSGGRDNEKTLLLSSDDEF; this comes from the exons ATGATAGTGATGACTGACGTCACTGCAGCCCCCAGATTGGGGTCAACTGCCACCACTCCAGCTGTGGCTCCCAACTTCTCCTGGATGCCAGAGGATGGCAGCCCCACGGCTGTGGAGCAGCCAATATTTCTCATGACCACCGCTGCTCAGGCCATCTCAGGTTTCTTTGTATGGACAGCTTTGCTCATCACCTGCCATCAG ATCTACATGCATCTTCGCTGCTATAGCTGCCCAAATGAACAGCGCTACATTGTTCGGATCCTCTTCATTGTGCCCATTTACGCCTTTGACTCATGGCTCAGTCTCCTGTTCTTCACCAATGACCAGTACTATGTTTACTTTGGCACAGTGCGGGACTGCTATGAAG CCTTTGTAATATACAACTTTCTCAGCCTCTGTTATGAGTACTTGGGAGGCGAGAGCTCCATCATGTCTGAGATCAGAGGGAAACCAATTGA GTCCAGCTGTGTATATGGGACTTGCTGCCTGTGGGGAAAGACCTATTCAATTGGATTCCTGAGGTTCTGCAAACAG GCTACCCTGCAGTTCTGTGTGGTGAAGCCCCTCATGGCGATCAGCACAGTCATCCTTCAGGCCTTCGGCAAGTACCAGGATGGTGACTTTGA TGTAACCAGCGGCTACCTCTACGTGACGATCATCTACAACATCTCTGTCAGCCTGGCACTGTATGCCCTCTTCCTTTTCTACTTTGCCACACGTGAGCTGCTCAGTCCCTATAGCCCAGTCCTCAAGTTCTTCATGGTGAAGTCTGTCATCTTCCTGTCCTTCTGGCAAG GGATGCTGTTGGCCATCTTGGAAAAGTGTGGTGCCATCCCCAAAATCCACTCTGCCAATGTGTCTGTGGGTGAAGGCACTGTAGCTGCTGGATATCAGGACTTCATCATTTGCGTGGAGATGTTCTTTGCAGCCATTGCCCTACGCCATGCCTTCACATACAAGGTGTATGTGGACAAGAGACTTGATGCCCAAG CTGTTCCATCATATGGGCCATACG GTCGCTGTGCTCCCATGAAGAGCATCTCCAGCAGCCTCAAGGAGACCATGAACCCCCATGACATTGTCCAAGATGCGATCCACAACTTCTCCCCAGCCTACCAGCAGTACACCCAGCAGTCAACGCTGGAGCATGGTCCACCCTGGCGCAACGGCAGTCACGTTATCTCGCGCTCCCACAGCTGCTCGGGTGGCCGCGACAACGAGAAGACCCTCTTGCTGAGCTCTGATGATGAATTCTAG
- the TMEM184B gene encoding transmembrane protein 184B isoform X4 has protein sequence MIVMTDVTAAPRLGSTATTPAVAPNFSWMPEDGSPTAVEQPIFLMTTAAQAISGFFVWTALLITCHQIYMHLRCYSCPNEQRYIVRILFIVPIYAFDSWLSLLFFTNDQYYVYFGTVRDCYEAFVIYNFLSLCYEYLGGESSIMSEIRGKPIESSCVYGTCCLWGKTYSIGFLRFCKQATLQFCVVKPLMAISTVILQAFGKYQDGDFDVTSGYLYVTIIYNISVSLALYALFLFYFATRELLSPYSPVLKFFMVKSVIFLSFWQGMLLAILEKCGAIPKIHSANVSVGEGTVAAGYQDFIICVEMFFAAIALRHAFTYKVYVDKRLDAQAVPSYGPYGAPPYLTVFVAHPSQHRSLCSHEEHLQQPQGDHEPP, from the exons ATGATAGTGATGACTGACGTCACTGCAGCCCCCAGATTGGGGTCAACTGCCACCACTCCAGCTGTGGCTCCCAACTTCTCCTGGATGCCAGAGGATGGCAGCCCCACGGCTGTGGAGCAGCCAATATTTCTCATGACCACCGCTGCTCAGGCCATCTCAGGTTTCTTTGTATGGACAGCTTTGCTCATCACCTGCCATCAG ATCTACATGCATCTTCGCTGCTATAGCTGCCCAAATGAACAGCGCTACATTGTTCGGATCCTCTTCATTGTGCCCATTTACGCCTTTGACTCATGGCTCAGTCTCCTGTTCTTCACCAATGACCAGTACTATGTTTACTTTGGCACAGTGCGGGACTGCTATGAAG CCTTTGTAATATACAACTTTCTCAGCCTCTGTTATGAGTACTTGGGAGGCGAGAGCTCCATCATGTCTGAGATCAGAGGGAAACCAATTGA GTCCAGCTGTGTATATGGGACTTGCTGCCTGTGGGGAAAGACCTATTCAATTGGATTCCTGAGGTTCTGCAAACAG GCTACCCTGCAGTTCTGTGTGGTGAAGCCCCTCATGGCGATCAGCACAGTCATCCTTCAGGCCTTCGGCAAGTACCAGGATGGTGACTTTGA TGTAACCAGCGGCTACCTCTACGTGACGATCATCTACAACATCTCTGTCAGCCTGGCACTGTATGCCCTCTTCCTTTTCTACTTTGCCACACGTGAGCTGCTCAGTCCCTATAGCCCAGTCCTCAAGTTCTTCATGGTGAAGTCTGTCATCTTCCTGTCCTTCTGGCAAG GGATGCTGTTGGCCATCTTGGAAAAGTGTGGTGCCATCCCCAAAATCCACTCTGCCAATGTGTCTGTGGGTGAAGGCACTGTAGCTGCTGGATATCAGGACTTCATCATTTGCGTGGAGATGTTCTTTGCAGCCATTGCCCTACGCCATGCCTTCACATACAAGGTGTATGTGGACAAGAGACTTGATGCCCAAG CTGTTCCATCATATGGGCCATACG GAGCTCCTCCCTACCTGACTGTCTTCGTTGCACACCCAAGCCAGCACAG GTCGCTGTGCTCCCATGAAGAGCATCTCCAGCAGCCTCAAGGAGACCATGAACCCCCATGA
- the TMEM184B gene encoding transmembrane protein 184B isoform X2 has translation MIVMTDVTAAPRLGSTATTPAVAPNFSWMPEDGSPTAVEQPIFLMTTAAQAISGFFVWTALLITCHQIYMHLRCYSCPNEQRYIVRILFIVPIYAFDSWLSLLFFTNDQYYVYFGTVRDCYEAFVIYNFLSLCYEYLGGESSIMSEIRGKPIESSCVYGTCCLWGKTYSIGFLRFCKQATLQFCVVKPLMAISTVILQAFGKYQDGDFDVTSGYLYVTIIYNISVSLALYALFLFYFATRELLSPYSPVLKFFMVKSVIFLSFWQGMLLAILEKCGAIPKIHSANVSVGEGTVAAGYQDFIICVEMFFAAIALRHAFTYKVYVDKRLDAQGRCAPMKSISSSLKETMNPHDIVQDAIHNFSPAYQQYTQQSTLEHGPPWRNGSHVISRSHSCSGGRDNEKTLLLSSDDEF, from the exons ATGATAGTGATGACTGACGTCACTGCAGCCCCCAGATTGGGGTCAACTGCCACCACTCCAGCTGTGGCTCCCAACTTCTCCTGGATGCCAGAGGATGGCAGCCCCACGGCTGTGGAGCAGCCAATATTTCTCATGACCACCGCTGCTCAGGCCATCTCAGGTTTCTTTGTATGGACAGCTTTGCTCATCACCTGCCATCAG ATCTACATGCATCTTCGCTGCTATAGCTGCCCAAATGAACAGCGCTACATTGTTCGGATCCTCTTCATTGTGCCCATTTACGCCTTTGACTCATGGCTCAGTCTCCTGTTCTTCACCAATGACCAGTACTATGTTTACTTTGGCACAGTGCGGGACTGCTATGAAG CCTTTGTAATATACAACTTTCTCAGCCTCTGTTATGAGTACTTGGGAGGCGAGAGCTCCATCATGTCTGAGATCAGAGGGAAACCAATTGA GTCCAGCTGTGTATATGGGACTTGCTGCCTGTGGGGAAAGACCTATTCAATTGGATTCCTGAGGTTCTGCAAACAG GCTACCCTGCAGTTCTGTGTGGTGAAGCCCCTCATGGCGATCAGCACAGTCATCCTTCAGGCCTTCGGCAAGTACCAGGATGGTGACTTTGA TGTAACCAGCGGCTACCTCTACGTGACGATCATCTACAACATCTCTGTCAGCCTGGCACTGTATGCCCTCTTCCTTTTCTACTTTGCCACACGTGAGCTGCTCAGTCCCTATAGCCCAGTCCTCAAGTTCTTCATGGTGAAGTCTGTCATCTTCCTGTCCTTCTGGCAAG GGATGCTGTTGGCCATCTTGGAAAAGTGTGGTGCCATCCCCAAAATCCACTCTGCCAATGTGTCTGTGGGTGAAGGCACTGTAGCTGCTGGATATCAGGACTTCATCATTTGCGTGGAGATGTTCTTTGCAGCCATTGCCCTACGCCATGCCTTCACATACAAGGTGTATGTGGACAAGAGACTTGATGCCCAAG GTCGCTGTGCTCCCATGAAGAGCATCTCCAGCAGCCTCAAGGAGACCATGAACCCCCATGACATTGTCCAAGATGCGATCCACAACTTCTCCCCAGCCTACCAGCAGTACACCCAGCAGTCAACGCTGGAGCATGGTCCACCCTGGCGCAACGGCAGTCACGTTATCTCGCGCTCCCACAGCTGCTCGGGTGGCCGCGACAACGAGAAGACCCTCTTGCTGAGCTCTGATGATGAATTCTAG